The genomic interval ATGACTTCGCGGTCATCACGCGGCCTGGCGCGTCACAGGACACGCTGCGCCAGGCGCACGTGCTGGCCGCGGAGCTGGGCGTGCGCGCATGGTCGGTGCTGTCCCCCGCGCACACGGGTGGGCCTCCGGCGGACGCCCTCGTGGATATTGAGGGGCGGCTGGGGGCGTGGTTCTCACGCTACAAGGCTGACGTGGTGGTGCTTCGTCCGGACCGCTACGTATTTGGCGTCGCGGTGGGGACTTCGATGGACACGCTCCGCCTCTCATTGAAAGGCGTCATCCGTCCTCGCGTGAGTGGCGACGGAGCGGGGATCCGTCAAGCCGGTTGAGCCGAGCGGAAGACCTCAGGCCGCCGCGGGCTTCATCATCTTCTGCGCGCGGTCGACACAGTCGCCCATGAAGCGCAGGTAGATGTCGAGCGCCTGCGCGCCCGTCTTGCCGATGACCTCGGTCTTCTCGGGGACCTGGCTCAGCAGCTTGCCCAGCATGACCTCGTTGAGCGCGGTGTGGCCCACGTCGAGCTCGGCGTGCTCCTTCACGAAGGACATCGCCTCCATGATGTCCTCGCCGCAGACGCGCTTGGCCTGCTCCATCAGCCCGGGCGCGAAGACGACGGACAGGTTCTCGATTTCGTACTCGATGGCCACCTGGGCCGCGGGCATGGGGCCGACGATGGTGTCCTCGTGGATCTTCCGGTACTCCACCATGGCTTGCGTGGGCGCCTGGCTCAGCAGCGCCTCCGCGTCGAGCTTGGGCGTGCGGTGCTCGTTCCACCGGGCCACCAGGTTCTTGGTGTCCTCAATCATCATCAGGTGGTGGCCCGCCTCGTGCTTCGCGTGCATCTTGAGCTTCTCGCCGACTTCCTCGAGCCCCATGGCCACGGCGGCCTCACCCGCGCGCCGGATCCAGCTGTCGACGGGCTCCGTCATGTAGACACCCAGCGAGTTGAGCTGGATGAGGAAGCCTTCCACCAGCGCCGGGTCCACCTGGGGGTCCAGCAGGGCCTGGAGGGCAGGGGAGGTCTTGAGGCGCTCGCGCACCTCCGCCACGTGCGGAACGTAGTGCTGCTCCACGAGTTGCTTGCTCATATTGTGTCTACCTTTTGGGCCTGCTACCGAGGGTTGTGGGCGCCACGGCGCCCGATGGTCAGCTCACTGATGTGCTCGAGGAAGTCTGGAATCAGCTTCGAGGAGATGATCCACATGTATGGATCTGGCCCCGAGTGGATGCCGGCTTCCCGCACGTAATCCCCCCCCTCGTCCTCACACAAAAAGTGGAACGAGGCGCGGCGGCGCGCGGCGTACCAGCGGCGCGCGGCGTCCACCAGTGCGACATAGGTGGACGGTCCTTCTTCGGTCATCGAGAAGAGGCGGGCCATGTCCAGCAGGCAGTACAGGTTCGTGCCCCGTTGACCCAACTCCAGCACCGTCGCGGCCACGGGCACTCCGTGCTTGCGCGCGACCAGGATCTCTCGCTCACGCTCGAGACCGAATTCCTTCCAACGTGCCTGGACTCCGCGCATGTCCATGCGCTCGCGCGTGAAGTCCAGCGCGTCCACGTAACAGGACGGCCGCGTGCGCGCGATGCTGTCGGCGAGCAGCGTCATCTCCTGCGGCGTGGCCAGTCCCACCTGGATGCCCTCATGGGAGAGCCCCGTCTGCTCGTGGGAGTAGACGTCCAGCATGTGCACCTTGCGGGTGAAGGCCAGGCCCTGGCCCGTCTCCATCTGCCGCTCGGCGTAGCGCACGTGCGCCTTGGCAATCCAAGGGTTGAGCGCCTCCACGTAGGCCACCACCCAGCGGAAGTCCGGGTCGCTCTGCGGATGCTCGAACGTGCGCACGTACAAATCGCGCATGATCTGCCCCGGCTCCTGCACGCTCGCGGGCGGCTTGCCCGGACGCTTGGCGACCTGATGCCCCATCCACGCGTGGCGGTAGGGCTTCATGAAGGACAGCGTCGCCTCGGGGCCCCGCTCGGACGGCCACACCGCCTGGCAGAACAGCTGCGGAATCTCTGCGCCCCGCTTCGCCATGCCCCGGAAGGCCTGGCGCAGCTCATCGAACTCCTCGCTCGACTTGCCCGCGAGACTGAAGAAGCCCGAGCGCGTGAACAAATCCCACAGCCCCTCTTCCATGTCCTCGCTGGTGCGCGTGGCCGGAGAGGTCGTCTGTGACACGAAGCGCACCCAGCGCGCCTCGTCGACGGAGTAGGGCTGCACGCTCAGGCCGCACAGCACGGTGCCGTCCGCGCGAGGACTGGTGACGTAGCGGAGCTCTCCGCGCAGCGTCAGCGTCAGGCCCTCGGCCGTCTCCAACTCGATGTGGGGCGGCAGGAGGCCCGGGAACATCAGGTCCTCGGGCTTGCCCTTGATGCACAGGCCCGAGAAGGACAGGTCCACCACCTCGCGCTGGAGCTCTCCCAGCTCGCGCCACAGCGGGTGGTGGAAGCGGACGCGGGCGCCCTCGGGGGCGGGGACGCGGCGGTGCCAGCGGTGACGGATGCGGGAGATGCTGGACGGAAGCGGCGTGAAGAGCCGGTCCCCATTGGTGCCGCCCGCCTGCAATTGCATGCGGTACGCGCTGTTGTACCCAATGACATCCACATCGTAGGGCGCATCGCCCCAGTCAGACACGGATTCATCCGTGCGCCACTCGAGCTGCGACGTCGCCGAGTTGAAGCGCTCCAACACCATCCGAACCGAGCGCCCCATGCGCCGCAGCACGCCCTTGTTTCCAGACGCGCAGATGGCCGTGAGGATGGAGCGGATGCGCTCTGGCTGCTCGATGATGTCTTGCACCGGCAGGGCGGACGCCGCCGGCTCCGCGACGCCGTGACGCAACGAATCCGCCAACAGCGCGAGAATCTGGCGGCCTTGAACCACCGTGACGCCCACCAGCTGAAGCCCCACCGGGGCGTTCGCCGTCTCCGCGTCGGCGCGGATGAACGCGCCCACCAGAGGGCCAATCATGTGGCCGCGGCCCTTCAGATAGACAGGGAGCGTCGCGGATTCGGTGGCATTCACCGGACCCCTCGGCATCACCCAGACCACCGTGGGGCTCAACCGGGTGACTTCACCCACCGTCGCGTCGGGCGTGCCCAGCGCGCAGGTGATGACGTTCGGACCCCGGCCATGCAGCGAGTAGCCCGAGTCGTCGAGCGCGGCTTCCGCTGGCGGCAGCGGAATCACGTTGATGAAGGCGTCGCGGCTGTCGAACTCGACCGTCCGTCGGTCGGAGAGTGGGTTTCCCCCTTCCATGTCCAGGAGCCCCCTTCTCCGGTAGTGAGGAACGCCTGATGCGGATGGCGAAGTTGCAAGCACAACAGGTCCTCCCTGTTCCATCGGCACTGCGGTGGGCACGATTTCGCTATGAGTCCGCATCATACGGAGACAGGAGGAACAGTCAAATCGAATTTGTGCAGCCTTGCTGTTTTCGTCAAGGCGAGAATCTAGGGCACTGGGTCAACCCTGACAGGTCATTTCTTTAGGTTTCACGAAAAGCATGACCGGCACCCAACAAGCCCATCGGGAAGATGTCGCGCAACTGTAATGTCGGCAGTCAAGCACGGGCCCCGTACTTCCTCGTAGTGAAATGGAGAGAGTCGGACTTCGCCCATAGAATCCTCCGGACACGTCAATAAGACGAGGTGCGGATGAGTGCGGCGTTCAACACGGTGGAAACGACTTCGGGTGAAGCGGAGCAGAGCGCGCGACGCCCCATTTCCGTCGCGTCCTTGGTAGCGGTGGAGGGGCCTGATTTTCACCAGGTGGATGTGTCGGCGCTTGTCTTTGAATCCGTGAAACTGCTGGAAGCCACGAGAAGAATTCGCGGTAACAAAGTGAAACTTGAGCTCCCGGACGACGCGGTGCTGGCGCGGACGGGGCAGCGACGTACACGGCAGGTGTTGTTGCTGTTGTTGGCGCACGCCTCGGACTGCGCGGGGGAGGGTGAGGTCCGGTTGACGCTGGCGCCGCCCGACGACTTCGGGGACGAGCCGCCTCGTTTCCAGGTGGTGGCGCCTGAGGCCCGGTTGTCGGAGCGGGAGCTGCGGTCGGTGTTCCTGTCGCCCATGCTGGTGGGGGCGGTGCACCGGCGGCTGGCCCGTGCGCGGGAGCTGGTGGAGTCCCTGGGGGGGACGCTGACCGCCGAGCGCGGCGCGGAGGTGGGGCTCACCGTGACGGTGGAGCTGCCGGCGCCGGGGCTGGCCTGTTGGTAGCCGCCGCGTGTTCGTCGTCGGATTTCGCGGAGAGCCGGGAGCGGGGTGGTTCTCCCGCGCCGCGCCGCTGGGTCCGATAAGTCCGGCAACCTGGAAGGCTGGCCAAACTCCTTGACGGGAGGGGGGCGGGTTCTCGACTATCCCGCGCCAATTCTTACACGGCCACACCTTCCAGGAGTACGTCCATGGCTCCCCCGTCGTCCGGCGAGAAGATCTCCCTCCAGAACGGCAAGCTGTCCGTACCGGATCACCCGATCATCCCCTACATCGAGGGCGACGGCACGGGTCGCGACATCTGGCGCGCGTCCCAGGCGGTCTTCGATGCCGCGGTGGAGAAGGCCTACAAGGGCAAGAAGAAGATTGCCTGGTACGAGGTCCTCGCCGGCGAGAAGTCGTTCAAGCAGGTCAACAACTGGCTTCCCGACGAGACGGTCGAGGCCTTCCGCACCTACCTGGTGGGCATCAAGGGCCCGCTGACCACGCCCGTGGGCGGCGGCATCCGCTCGCTGAACGTGGCGCTGCGCCAGATGCTGGACCTGTACGTCTGCCTGCGTCCCGTCCGGTACTTCAAGGGCGTTCCCAGCCCCGTGAAGACGCCGGAGAAGGTCGACATGACCATCTTCCGTGAGAACACGGAGGACATCTATGCGGGCATCGAGTTCGAGGCCGGCACCGCGGCGGCGGAGAAGTTCCTGGGCCTGCTCAAGCAGGAGTTCCCGAAGGAGTTCGGGAAGATCCGCTTCCCGTCCAACATCGGCCTGGGCGTCAAGCCGGTGTCCAAGGAGGGCAGCGAGCGGCTCATCCGCGCGGCCATCCAGTACGCGGTGGACCACAAGCGCAAGAGCGTCACGCTGGTCCACAAGGGCAACATCATGAAGTTCACCGAGGGCGCCTTCCGCCAGTGGGGCTACGGCCTGGCCGCCCGGGAGTTCGGTGACAAGGTCTACACCTGGGACCAGTGGGAAGTGACCAAGGCCGCCAAGGGTGAGGAGGCGGCCAACGCCGAGCAGAAGGCGGCCGTCACGGCGGGGAAGATCATCATCAAGGACTCCATCGCGGACATCACCCTGCAGCAGGTGCTCACGCGTCCGGACGAGTTCGACGTCATCGCCACGCTGAACCTCAACGGCGACTACCTGTCGGACGCGCTGGCGGCCCAGGTGGGCGGCATCGGCATCGCGCCGGGCGGCAACATCAACTACGTGACGGGCCACGCCGTGTTCGAGGCGACGCACGGCACGGCGCCCAAGTACGCGGACCAGGACAAGGTGAACCCGGGCTCCGTCATCCTGTCCGGTGAGATGATGTTCCGTCACCTGGGTTGGCACGACGCCGCGGACCTGATGATCAAGGGCATGGACCGCGCCATCGCCGCCAAGACGGTGACGTACGACTTCGCCCGCCTGATGAAGCAGGAGGGGCAGTCCGGGGTGACCGAGGTGAAGTGCTCCGAGTTCGGTCAGGCCATCATCAAGCACATGTAATTCCCCTCACGGGGAAATGGGAGACGGCGAATCCATGGCTCAGAATCGCAAGAAGAAGATTGGCCTCATCGGCGGCGGGCAGATCGGTGGCAACCTCGCGCTGCTCGCGGTGCAGAAGTCGCTGGGTGACGTGGTCCTCTACGACATCCCGGTGGCCGAGGGGCTGGTCAAGGGCAAGGCGCTGGACATCAACCAGCTCGCCGCGGTGGACGGCTACGACTGCCGCGTCACCGGCACCACGGACTGGAAGGACGTCGCTGGCTCGGACGTGGTCATCATCACGGCCGGCATGCCCCGCAAGCCGGGCATGAGCCGCGAGGACCTGCTCGAGGTCAACCTCAAGATCATGAAGGACGTGGCGGCGAACATCAAGGTTCACGCCCCGGGCGCCTTCGTCATCAACGTGGCCAACCCGCTGGACGCGATGGTGTTCGCGCTCCACAAGATCGCCGGCCTGCCGGACAACATGGTCGTGGGCATGGCGGGCGTGCTGGACACCAGCCGCTTCAAGTGCTTCGTGGCCGAGGCGCTGGGCTGCTCCATCCGCGACGTGGAGGCGCTGGTGCTCGGCGGCCACGGCGACGACATGGTTCCGCTGGTGCGCCACAGCACCGTGGGCGGCGTGCCCCTCACGGAGCTCATCGCGAAGGACAAGCTGGACGCCATCGTCGACCGCACCCGCAAGGGCGGCGCGGAGCTGGTGGGCCTGTACAAGACGGGCAGCGCCTACTTCGGGCCGGCCGCGTCCTCCATCGCCATGGCGGAGAGCTTCATCTTCGACCGCAAGCGCATCCTGCCGGCCGCGGCGCTGCTCAAGGGCCAGTACGGCATCAATGACTACTTCTTCGGGACCCCCGTGCAGATCGGCGCGGGCGGCGTGGAGAAGGTCATCACCGTCGACCTGAACGCCGCGGAGAAGGCCGAGCTGGAGAAGTCCTTCAACTCGGTCAAGGGCACCGTCGACTCCGTCAAGCTGTAGCTCGTTCCAGGTCATGAAGCCCGCCAGGAGACACGGGCGGGCTTCATGCCTGATGCCGCGAATGACGTGGGCTAATCGTCCTCGATGCCGCCGTTGCGGCACGCTTTCACCAAGTTAACTAGCCTGTAGAACTCGCACGGAGATGTCCCGAGCGCGGTGCGCCGACGCGGCGAGCCGGTAGAAGGCGGGCGCGTCTGGGACCCCGGCAGTCAAGGAGACGATAGATGGCAGCAGCAGCGCGGTTCACAGTGGTGGGCGGCGGTCTCGCCGGGCTGATGACGACAATCAAGCTCGCGGAGGCGGGCCACCAGGTGGATGTGCTCTCGCTCGTCCCGGTGAAGCGTTCTCACTCGGTCTGCGCCCAGGGCGGCATCAACGGCGCGGTGAACACCAAGGGAGAGGGCGACCACCCGGAGATCCACGTCAAGGACACGCTGCGCGGCG from Myxococcus stipitatus carries:
- a CDS encoding ATP-binding protein, coding for MKLELPDDAVLARTGQRRTRQVLLLLLAHASDCAGEGEVRLTLAPPDDFGDEPPRFQVVAPEARLSERELRSVFLSPMLVGAVHRRLARARELVESLGGTLTAERGAEVGLTVTVELPAPGLACW
- the icd gene encoding NADP-dependent isocitrate dehydrogenase, with amino-acid sequence MAPPSSGEKISLQNGKLSVPDHPIIPYIEGDGTGRDIWRASQAVFDAAVEKAYKGKKKIAWYEVLAGEKSFKQVNNWLPDETVEAFRTYLVGIKGPLTTPVGGGIRSLNVALRQMLDLYVCLRPVRYFKGVPSPVKTPEKVDMTIFRENTEDIYAGIEFEAGTAAAEKFLGLLKQEFPKEFGKIRFPSNIGLGVKPVSKEGSERLIRAAIQYAVDHKRKSVTLVHKGNIMKFTEGAFRQWGYGLAAREFGDKVYTWDQWEVTKAAKGEEAANAEQKAAVTAGKIIIKDSIADITLQQVLTRPDEFDVIATLNLNGDYLSDALAAQVGGIGIAPGGNINYVTGHAVFEATHGTAPKYADQDKVNPGSVILSGEMMFRHLGWHDAADLMIKGMDRAIAAKTVTYDFARLMKQEGQSGVTEVKCSEFGQAIIKHM
- the mdh gene encoding malate dehydrogenase: MAQNRKKKIGLIGGGQIGGNLALLAVQKSLGDVVLYDIPVAEGLVKGKALDINQLAAVDGYDCRVTGTTDWKDVAGSDVVIITAGMPRKPGMSREDLLEVNLKIMKDVAANIKVHAPGAFVINVANPLDAMVFALHKIAGLPDNMVVGMAGVLDTSRFKCFVAEALGCSIRDVEALVLGGHGDDMVPLVRHSTVGGVPLTELIAKDKLDAIVDRTRKGGAELVGLYKTGSAYFGPAASSIAMAESFIFDRKRILPAAALLKGQYGINDYFFGTPVQIGAGGVEKVITVDLNAAEKAELEKSFNSVKGTVDSVKL